The Dehalococcoidia bacterium genomic interval TCTGCATTCTCACCAAGAGCCAGTGGGAGACCCTGAAGCAAAAGGTATTGAACGGAGAGGCGTAGGCCGCATATCTTAGTCACCGGTTGAACCTTTAAATCCAGTCCGGCGAGGCTGGCAAGGGTAAGCAGCAGTACAAGTTAATAGGACAGAATACCAAAATCCCCTTGCCAGCAAATAGGCGAGGGGTTTTTTTATGCCTGAGAAAGTGATCCTAGACCAGGAAGATATCCGCCGTGCCATAACCCGCATCGCCCATGAGATCGTGGAGCGAAATCACGGTTGCGACGGCATTATTCTTATGGGGGTGCACACCCGTGGCGTACCCCTAGCGAAGAGGATCGCTGCAAGTATACAGGAGTTCGAACATACCGAAGTCCCCGTTGGCGACCTGGATATCAGCCTTCATCGCGATGACCTTCTCTCTTTCGAGGTGCAACCCTTCCTCCGTCCTACAAATATCCCCGCCGATATCGAGGGGAAGCGTATCGTCCTGGTCGATGATGTCCTCTATACCGGACGCAGCACTCGTGCCGCCATGGATGCCCTTATCGACCATGGGCGGCCGCTGTCCATTCAGCTGGTGGTGCTTATTGACCGCGGCCATCGAGAGATACCAATCCGCGCCGACTTCGTGGGAAAGAATATGCCCACGTCAAGGGATGAGGAGGTCGAGGTGCGTCTCAAGGAAATCGATGGCAGAGATGAGGTGGCCATTGTAAAAGATGGGAGTAAGCGGGAGTCAATCTAATAAAAATAGCATTCTTGTTTTGCATATAAGGGGGTTGACCATGAGCCTAGCAAACAGAAGCCTGATCACCATAGACGACCTCTCAAATAAAGAGATTGAGGCAGTCTTTTCTCTAGCAGACGGGATGTCTTATTCGATGAATGAGCAATCAAGCGTGTGTCAGGGCAAGATCATGGCCAGCCTATTTTTCGAGCCCAGCACCAGGACCAGGCTTTCTTTCGAGGCGGCGATGCACCGGCTAGGTGGCAGGGTAATATCCGTGGTGGAGATGGGAAACACCTCGCTGGCAAAAGGCGAGAGCATCGCCGATATGGCAAGGGTGGTGGGAAGCTATGCCGATATAATCGTCATCAGGCACCCGTGGGAGGGGGCTGCCAGGGTGGTCTCCGACTATGCTGGCGTCCCGGTAATAAATGCCGGCGACGGGGGACATGAACACCCCACCCAGACCCTGTGCGACCTCTACACCATCAGGAAGGAGAGGCATACTCTTGAAGGGCTGAAGATTGCGCTCTGGGGCGACCTCAAATACGGGCGAACCATACATTCCCTAGCCTACGCGCTGGCCAGGTTCGGGGCAACCATCCATTTTCGTCCCGGCTCGGGCCTTGGTCTACCGGAGCACGTTATAAGGAAGCTGACTACCGAATATGGAGGTATACTGGAAAGATATAACGATACCAAAGGCGTGGATAAGGAGAGGATTTTCCCCCTGGATGCCATATATATGACCCCGAGCAAGCCGCATCAACTGGCAAATATACCCGATGTCAGCATCCAGATCGAGATGAAGAAGGGCGTTGATGCCCTTTATGTTACCAGACTTCAGAGAGAGAGACTTGATATACCAGCAAAAGGACAGGAATTGGCGAAGGACTACCCGGTAGTGGATAAAAAACTCCTGAAAGGAAAACAGTTCAAGCAAACACTTGTTATGCACCCATTACCACGTATCGATGAGCTTGCCTGTGAGATCGATGCTGACCCCAGAAGCATGTACTTCAAACAAGCAGCTTGGGGGTTACCGATTAGAATGGCCCTCATGTCCCTCCTGCTCGGAGCTAAACAGTTAGATATCGATGAGCAGGAAGGGCAAACCTTCCCCTCAAAGAAAGACTATCCCGTTTACAGGCGCGATTTTGGGGTCAAGTGCCAAAATAAAAGATGCGTGTCCGCCCAGCAAACGGAAACAAGGTATATTAAGCCTGTATTCAAAATAGTAGCCAACGAGCCTTTAACGCTTAGGTGTATCTATTGCGAGCACGAGACGCAACCGCCCTATATCGCCAGCTCCAAGTGGCATCAAGGGACTATAGAACACAAGAGATACTACGATGCAGATAGCTTCATGCTTGGACGAATAAAACCGGAGAATCTCATTATATTTGATTCAAAAACGGTCGCTCAAGCTGAGGGATTCAAGCCGGGCAGAAAGGCCCTTCGGGAATGATCCAGCAATGAGGTGCCATTGATCAAGGAGCGCCTTGACCGCCAGCCTGAGAGCCTGCTTATCAGCGGTGGTCGTATAATCGACCCCTCGCAGAACTACGATGCCATTGGCGACCTTTTTATCGCCGATGGTAAGATCCGCTGGCTCAGCACGGAGAAGAGCGAACCAGCACCTGAGAACTGCCAGATAGTCCATGCCAGGGGGATGGCAGTCTGCCCCGGGTTTATCGACATTCACTGCCACCTGCGCCAGCCTGGATTCGAGGAGAAGGAGACCATCTATACAGGTACCCGCGCCGCAGCCAGGGGCGGGTTCACCACCGTTTGCTGCATGCCTAACACCGAGCCGCCTTTAGATACCGGAGCTACGGTGCAATACATTATGGAGGTAGCTGCCAACGAAGGTGTGGTCCGCGTCCTGCCAGTTGGTTGTGTTAGCAGAGACAGGGCAGGAAGCGAGCTCGCCGACCTCGGCGAGCTTTCCACATGCGGAGTTATAGGCTTCAGCGACGATGGCAACCCGGTAGCCGACCCCTTGCTCATGCGGCGCGCCCTGGAGTACAGCAGGGGCTCCGGTTTACCTGTTATCGATCACTGCGAAGACCTAAACCTCAGCGCGGGGGGGGTGATGAACGAGGGCGCAGTGGCGAGCCGACTGGCGCTTAAAGGAACACCACCTGCCGCTGAGGAGGATATGGTCGCCAGGGATATTGAGCTGGCAAGGGCAACCGGCGGCAGGCTGCACATCGCTCATGTGAGCACCGCCGGCTCGGTTGCGCTCATCCGCCGTGCCAAAGGTGAGGGCGTTTGGGTTACTGCGGAGGTAACCCCACATCATCTAACCCTGACCGAGGAGGCGGTTGCTGGCTACAACACCAACGCCAAGGTGAACCCTCCGCTCAGAACAGCGCGGGATGTCCAGGCACTCATCGAAGGCCTGAAAGAGGGGGTGATCGATGCCATAGCCACCGACCATGCTCCGCACACCGTCGAGGACAAGATGTGCCAGTTCGACCAGGCTCCCTTTGGCATCAGCGGATTCGAGACCGCATTGGGCAGCCTAATGGGGCTGGTGCACCAAGGAAGGATCGATCTGGTGACACTTATCTCGAAACTTACGCACGGGCCGGCATCGTTCCTGAGTCGAGATGACCTGGGTACGCTAAAGGCCGGTGCCACGGCCGATGTCACAATATTCGACCCCGATGCTGAGTGGACGGTTGACCCCTCAACGTTCGCTTCCAAGGGCAAAAACACCCCCCTTAGCGGCTATGTTCTTAAAGGCAGGGTGATGCTCACAGTGGTCGGGGGGACGGTAGCGTATAGCAACAACACGACTCCTATTAACTTGAAGGGCAGAAACAGATAACGGGGTATCCCGGACTAGATAGGGCAGGCTGAACTACATAGGGTAGGCTGGAGCCGATGCTCCAGTCACGAATGAGGTAGGAATAACAATGTCCAAGCAATCTGAAGCATCCTTCATCGGCTCGTGCCCAATCATAATCGGGCAGGCGGCAGCGCGGTGTTTATATACAAACGGCGAAGGAGGTTTATTTGCCCAGGCGCAATGATATCAACAAGGTAATGATCATCGGTTCCGGGCCCATCATCATCGGCCAGGCCTGCGAGTTTGACTATTCGGGCACCCAGGCTTGCAAGGCGCTCAGAAAACTGGGGTATGAGATCGTGCTGGTCAACTCAAACCCCGCCACCATCATGACCGACCCCGGCATGGCCGACGCGACCTACATCGAACCACTCAACCTGGAGACCCTGACCAGGATTATAGAGAAGGAACGCCCTGACGCCCTGCTTCCGAACCTGGGCGGACAGTCAGGGCTGAACCTATCCTCGGAACTGGCCAGGGCGGGAGTGCTGGAGAAATACGGGGTAAGGGTAATCGGGGTAAACATCGATGCCATAGAGCGCGGCGAGGACCGTCAGGTCTTCAAGGATACAATGAATAGCATCGGTCTTGAGA includes:
- the pyrR gene encoding bifunctional pyr operon transcriptional regulator/uracil phosphoribosyltransferase PyrR gives rise to the protein MPEKVILDQEDIRRAITRIAHEIVERNHGCDGIILMGVHTRGVPLAKRIAASIQEFEHTEVPVGDLDISLHRDDLLSFEVQPFLRPTNIPADIEGKRIVLVDDVLYTGRSTRAAMDALIDHGRPLSIQLVVLIDRGHREIPIRADFVGKNMPTSRDEEVEVRLKEIDGRDEVAIVKDGSKRESI
- a CDS encoding dihydroorotase, coding for MIKERLDRQPESLLISGGRIIDPSQNYDAIGDLFIADGKIRWLSTEKSEPAPENCQIVHARGMAVCPGFIDIHCHLRQPGFEEKETIYTGTRAAARGGFTTVCCMPNTEPPLDTGATVQYIMEVAANEGVVRVLPVGCVSRDRAGSELADLGELSTCGVIGFSDDGNPVADPLLMRRALEYSRGSGLPVIDHCEDLNLSAGGVMNEGAVASRLALKGTPPAAEEDMVARDIELARATGGRLHIAHVSTAGSVALIRRAKGEGVWVTAEVTPHHLTLTEEAVAGYNTNAKVNPPLRTARDVQALIEGLKEGVIDAIATDHAPHTVEDKMCQFDQAPFGISGFETALGSLMGLVHQGRIDLVTLISKLTHGPASFLSRDDLGTLKAGATADVTIFDPDAEWTVDPSTFASKGKNTPLSGYVLKGRVMLTVVGGTVAYSNNTTPINLKGRNR
- the pyrB gene encoding aspartate carbamoyltransferase, with the translated sequence MSLANRSLITIDDLSNKEIEAVFSLADGMSYSMNEQSSVCQGKIMASLFFEPSTRTRLSFEAAMHRLGGRVISVVEMGNTSLAKGESIADMARVVGSYADIIVIRHPWEGAARVVSDYAGVPVINAGDGGHEHPTQTLCDLYTIRKERHTLEGLKIALWGDLKYGRTIHSLAYALARFGATIHFRPGSGLGLPEHVIRKLTTEYGGILERYNDTKGVDKERIFPLDAIYMTPSKPHQLANIPDVSIQIEMKKGVDALYVTRLQRERLDIPAKGQELAKDYPVVDKKLLKGKQFKQTLVMHPLPRIDELACEIDADPRSMYFKQAAWGLPIRMALMSLLLGAKQLDIDEQEGQTFPSKKDYPVYRRDFGVKCQNKRCVSAQQTETRYIKPVFKIVANEPLTLRCIYCEHETQPPYIASSKWHQGTIEHKRYYDADSFMLGRIKPENLIIFDSKTVAQAEGFKPGRKALRE